The proteins below come from a single Vitis vinifera cultivar Pinot Noir 40024 chromosome 9, ASM3070453v1 genomic window:
- the LOC100261023 gene encoding ethylene-responsive transcription factor ERF003, protein MAGKQQQRYRGVRQRHWGSWVSEIRHPLLKTRIWLGTFETAEDAARAYDEAARLMCGPRARTNFSYNPNDSQSSSSRLLSATLTAKLHRCYMASLQAAKEPLATHLQQPHYSPNFATDGNAGNSRQVDVGSPAKRRRQVQGKRVGGEDEEFKVLEDDHIEQMIEELLHSGSVELN, encoded by the exons ATGGCTGGAAAACAACAACAGCGATACCGGGGCGTCCGCCAGAGGCATTGGGGCTCTTGGGTCTCTGAAATTCGCCATCCTTTACT GAAGACTAGAATATGGCTAGGCACGTTCGAAACGGCTGAGGACGCGGCACGAGCATATGATGAAGCAGCCAGGCTCATGTGTGGGCCAAGAGCTCGCACCAACTTCAGTTACAATCCCAACGACTCACAATCATCTTCGTCTAGGCTTCTCTCGGCGACTTTAACTGCTAAATTGCATAGATGCTACATGGCATCACTTCAAGCGGCCAAAGAGCCTTTAGCTACACACCTCCAACAACCTCACTACTCTCCAAATTTCGCCACAGACGGCAATGCCGGAAATAGCCGCCAAGTGGATGTCGGGTCACCAGCGAAGAGACGGCGACAAGTGCAGGGCAAAAGGGTTGGTGGGGAAGACGAGGAATTCAAGGTTCTTGAAGATGATCATATTGAGCAGATgatcgaggagttgcttcattctGGGTCTGTCGAGCTTAATTAG